The proteins below come from a single Papaver somniferum cultivar HN1 chromosome 11, ASM357369v1, whole genome shotgun sequence genomic window:
- the LOC113324720 gene encoding S-protein homolog 5-like, with protein MCTHPVHIRNDIEGYSVYLNYHCQSGDDDLGQRGLNFGEEWHWKFHVNLGSTYFWCDYRWYDNWNYRWYEGSHEVYDAKVDTALTPHYFNLCHTDCVWSARRDGMYLLRHPEGTWEKSARPAGVKLLISVSTVWG; from the exons atgtgtacacatccTGTGCATATACGGAATGATATTGAAGGTTACAGTGTTTACTTGAATTATCACTGCCAATCCGGGGATGACGATCTAGGTCAACGTGGGCTAAATTTTGGTGAAGAGTGGCACTGGAAATTTCATGTAAACCTTGGTTCAACATACTTTTGGTGTGATTATCGATGGTATGATAACTGGAATTATCGTTGGTATGAAGGCAGCCATGAAGTTTACGATGCGAAAGTAGATACTGCACTAACACCACACTACTTTAATCTCTGCCATACTGATTGCGTTTGGTCTGCTCGCCGAGATGGAATGTATCTCCTTCGACATCCCGAAGGAACATGGGAAAAAAG TGCTAGACCTGCTGGTGTCAAGCTTTTGATCAGTGTGAGTACTGTTTGGGGTTGA